TAGAGCGCCTCCTCGGCGGAGACGGGGGTTTTCTCGGGATCATTGCCGGCGGCGGGAAGCGAGGCGAGAGAGACAAGAAGGGCGAGGCTCACGGCCAGGCCGCGAGAGGTACGACGATGGAGTCGGTCCATCCCTCTCCCCTCACTGAGGCTCCTGTGCGGGCCTTACCGGAGGATTTCTCGATGCCCGGAGCGGTAAGCGCCGGAAATCTAACATGGATCGCCCGCGCATCCGCCGCCAAATATAGGGTTTTGGGCCGCTAACGCAAGCCGGTCAATAGTTTTGGAGGGATTCAACCATGTCGGAATTGGACCCGCTCGACGCGGAAATCGCTGGCTCGACGGCACCTTGATATCGCCGGCTGCGCCTCCCGCTCCGAACCCGGTTTCTTGACAAGCCCCGGAGCCTTTCTATATTTTATGCCGCGTTCCGCGCCCCGACGGAGGATTCCGTTTGGGGAAGAACACGGTTTCATGGGTCGCGCTGAACCTGGCGCTGTGCCCGAACGTCCTGGTCCTGCGCAGCCTGCTGGATCGCTTCGGATCTCCGGAGGCGATCCTGGCCGCGACCGAGGAAGACCTCGGCAGCATCGGCGGCGTGAGCAGGCGGCTGATCCGGCGATTGAAGGATCCTCTTCTAGCGCGCGCCGCCGGGAAGGAGCTGCGCCGCGCCGAGCGCTTGCAGGCGAGGATCCTCATCCGGGACGATCCCGGCTATCCCGGGATTCTCGCCCAGCTCCCGGATCCTCCACCGCTCCTCTATGTGAGGGGCGACCTCCAGGACTCGGACGATCCCGCGATCGCGGTGGTGGGCTCGCGCCGCGCCACCACGTATGGAGTGGAGATGGCGCGCTCGCTCGCCGCGGAGATCGCGTCGGCGGGCGTCACGGTAGTGAGCGGCCTGGCGCGCGGCATCGACGAGGCGGCGCATCGCGGCGCGCTGGAAGCGGGAGGACGCACGCTGGCCTTCCTGGGCTCGGGAATCGATCGGATCTACCCGCGCGAGAGCGCCCCGCTGGCCGCCAGCATCTCCTTGAGCGGCGCGGTGTTAAGCGAGTTCCCGCTGGGCACGCCGCCGCTGCCCGGGAACTTTCCGGTGCGCAATCGGTTGATCAGCGGCGTGTCGAGAGGTACGTTGGTGGTCGAAGCGGCGCCGCGCAGCGGATCGCTCATTACGGCGCGCTTGGCGCTGGAGCAGGGACGGGAAGTTTTCGCGGTCCCTGGACGGGTCACGGGAGAGAAGGCGATCGGGCCCAACTCGCTGATTCAACAGGGCGCCAAGCTGGTGATGCGGGGCCGCGACGTGCTCGAGGAGATCCCCGGGGTGGCCCTGCCGGCCGAATCCTCGGGCCCGGAACCAGCATCGGAAGAGGCGCACGGGGAGGAAAAGGCGATCTTCGGGGCCCTTCCTGAAGGCGAGGCGGTCGCGCTGGATGATCTGGCGGCGGCGGTCGGGACGGAGACGGGGTCGCTGCTCGCGGCGCTGTTGAAGCTGGAGATGGAAGGAAAAGTCCGGCAGCTGCCGGGCGGACGCTACCTTCGAAAAATCAGGAGAGGAATCGTTGGCTAAATCGGCTGCCAAGTCGCTCGTCATCGTGGAATCGCCGGCCAAGGCGAAGACGATCAACAAATTCCTCGGCCGCGGCTTCACCGTGAAGGCCTCCATGGGTCACGTGCGCGATCTGCCGAAGCGCACGCTGGGCGTGGACGAGAAGAAGAACTTCAAGCCGACCTACGAGGTCCTGCCGGGGCGCAAGAAGGTCCTCGACGATCTCAAGAAGGTGGCGGCCGACGCCGAGGCGATCTATCTCGCCCCCGACCCCGATCGCGAGGGCGAGGCGATCTGCTGGCACCTCTCCGAGGAGCTGAAGAAGGTCAACAAGAAGCTGCACCGCGTGATGTTCAACGAGATCACCAAGCGCGCGGTCCTGCACGGCATCGACAACCCCGAGAAGATTGATCTCAACAAGGTCGACGCGCAGCAGGCGCGCCGCATCCTGGATCGCCTGGTGGGCTACAAGATCAGCCCGTTGCTCTGGGAGAAGGTGCGCCGGGGGCTGTCGGCGGGACGCGTCCAGTCGGTGGCGCTGCGCATCATCGTGGAGCGCGAGCGCGAGATCCAGGCCTTCAAGCCCGAGGAGTACTGGTCGCTGACGGCCACGCTCGAGGGGGACCAGCCGCCGCCTTTCGAAGCGAAGCTGGCGCGCATCGGCGAGGAGAAGGCCGACCTCAAGGACGGCGACACCACGAACGCCATCGTCGAGAAGGTGAAGGACGGCCGTTGGATCGTCACCGAGGTCGAGTCGAAGGAGAAGAAGCGCAATCCGCCGCCGCCGTTCACCACCAGCAAGCTGCAGCAGGAGGCGGCCCGCAAGCTCGGCTACACGGTCAAGAAGACGATGACCCTGGCGCAGCGTCTCTACGAAGGCGTCGATTTGGGCGATGCCGGGCCGGTCGGCCTGATCACCTATATGCGCACCGACTCCACACGCGTCGCCCCCGAGGCGCTCACCGAGGTGCGCGAGCACATCGGCAAGGCGCACGGCGCCGCCTACCTCCCCGACGAGCCGCGCTACTACAAGGCGGGGCGCATGTCGCAGGGAGCGCACGAGGCGGTCCGTCCCACCTCGCTGGAGAACACCCCGGAATCGGTGGAGCCTTACATCGGGCGCGACGAGCTGCGCCTCTACACCCTGATATGGAACCGCTTCGTCGCCTCGCAGATGAACCCCGCGGTGTTCGACGTCACCGCGGTCGACATCGAAGCGGCCGGCCACACCTTCCGCGCCAACGGCCAGATCCTGCGCTTCCCCGGATATTTCGCCGTCTACCACGAGTCGCTCGAGGGACGGAATCCGGAGGAGAGGGTCTCCCCCATCGGCTCCCCCGAATCGGACGACGACCGCTCGCTCCCGCCGCTGGAGAAGGGGCAGGAGGTGAAGCTGCAGCAGCTCGACCCGAAGCAGCACTTCACCCAGCCGCCGCCGCGATTTACCGAGGCCTCGCTGGTGAAGGAGCTGGAGGAGGACGGCATCGGCCGCCCCAGCACCTACGCCACTATCCTGGCCACGCTGCAGAGCCGCGAGTACGCCCTGAAGGAGGAGGGGAAGTTCACTCCCACCGAGCTGGGGATCCTGGTCACCGAACTTCTGGTGGAGCACTTCGGCGATCTGATCGACGTCAAGTACACCGCCCGCATGGAGGAGGAGCTCGACGAGATCGAGGAAGGCAAGCTCAAGTGGACCGACGCGCTGGACGATTTCAACGGCAAGTTCGCGAAGGATCTGAAGCGCGCCTCCAAGAACATGCGCAACGTCAAGCGCGAGGAGACGCCCACCGACGAGACCTGCGGCAAGTGCGGCAAGCCGATGGTGATCAAGTGGGGCCGCTACGGGCGCTTTTTGGCCTGCTCGGGCTATCCGGAGTGCAAGAACACGCAGGAGCTGGCCGGCGGCGCCAGCGGCGAGAAGGGGGCCGAGGCGGTCGAAGTGCCGGAGATCAAGGAGACCTGCGAGAAGTGCGGCGGCGCCATGGTCCTGCGCAAGGGACGTTTCGGGCCGTTCATCGCCT
This window of the Candidatus Polarisedimenticolia bacterium genome carries:
- the dprA gene encoding DNA-processing protein DprA, whose translation is MGKNTVSWVALNLALCPNVLVLRSLLDRFGSPEAILAATEEDLGSIGGVSRRLIRRLKDPLLARAAGKELRRAERLQARILIRDDPGYPGILAQLPDPPPLLYVRGDLQDSDDPAIAVVGSRRATTYGVEMARSLAAEIASAGVTVVSGLARGIDEAAHRGALEAGGRTLAFLGSGIDRIYPRESAPLAASISLSGAVLSEFPLGTPPLPGNFPVRNRLISGVSRGTLVVEAAPRSGSLITARLALEQGREVFAVPGRVTGEKAIGPNSLIQQGAKLVMRGRDVLEEIPGVALPAESSGPEPASEEAHGEEKAIFGALPEGEAVALDDLAAAVGTETGSLLAALLKLEMEGKVRQLPGGRYLRKIRRGIVG
- the topA gene encoding type I DNA topoisomerase translates to MAKSAAKSLVIVESPAKAKTINKFLGRGFTVKASMGHVRDLPKRTLGVDEKKNFKPTYEVLPGRKKVLDDLKKVAADAEAIYLAPDPDREGEAICWHLSEELKKVNKKLHRVMFNEITKRAVLHGIDNPEKIDLNKVDAQQARRILDRLVGYKISPLLWEKVRRGLSAGRVQSVALRIIVEREREIQAFKPEEYWSLTATLEGDQPPPFEAKLARIGEEKADLKDGDTTNAIVEKVKDGRWIVTEVESKEKKRNPPPPFTTSKLQQEAARKLGYTVKKTMTLAQRLYEGVDLGDAGPVGLITYMRTDSTRVAPEALTEVREHIGKAHGAAYLPDEPRYYKAGRMSQGAHEAVRPTSLENTPESVEPYIGRDELRLYTLIWNRFVASQMNPAVFDVTAVDIEAAGHTFRANGQILRFPGYFAVYHESLEGRNPEERVSPIGSPESDDDRSLPPLEKGQEVKLQQLDPKQHFTQPPPRFTEASLVKELEEDGIGRPSTYATILATLQSREYALKEEGKFTPTELGILVTELLVEHFGDLIDVKYTARMEEELDEIEEGKLKWTDALDDFNGKFAKDLKRASKNMRNVKREETPTDETCGKCGKPMVIKWGRYGRFLACSGYPECKNTQELAGGASGEKGAEAVEVPEIKETCEKCGGAMVLRKGRFGPFIACSNYPTCRNTKKIQVDKEGNITRKPDRILDETCPNCGKNLVIKDGRFGEFTACSDYPTCRYIKLKEVGVECPKPGCGGKIVERKSRRGKTFFGCNRYPDCDFVTWYRPLQEKCPSCGKPYLLEKITKREGVTHFCDAEGCSFKKAVNS